The DNA window AGGAGTCGTACGACTTACAGGGGTAGAGAATGGGTAACGAGACTGGGCCTTTGGTTGTTGGACTCGGGCCAAAGCTTCATTACGGTCCTCTATTCTCTGGGCTAACTCCATCAGTTCAGCAAGAGAAAGTGTTGGGCTCATTCTAACCTCTGCCCTAATTTCCTCCTTGAGCCCATTAATGAAGGCCGCCGCCAGCATTTCCTCCCCCACATCATGTAACGGCGCCGATATCATCTCGAACAGTTCTCGATATTCAGCCACGATACCGGTTTGGCGAATCGCCACCAAGCTCTCATAATCGCTGCCTATCTGTGAACTTCGAAAACTTCGTAAGACCGCCAAACGAAAAGCCGTCCATGTAACGATGGGTGAACGAACTTCCATCCACTGAAACCAACTTAATGCCTTCCCTTCAAGGCAAACAATGGCAGCAACTATTTTATCGTTCTCGGCGACTTGATTAATTGTGAAATAACGCTCCACCCGATATAACCAACCTGTTGGATCTTCCCCAGAGAAAACTGACAGCTCCAAACGGCGCCGGTTTGAGTCCCACTCAGAGGTAGAATGCTTCTCCTGGTGATTTAGTTCTTCTGGAACTCAAGACGATGTAGCGTCCTCCCCCTCTTTCCCTTTGTCGATTGTTTCTCGCATACGCAGCAAATCCCGCAGCTCTGCCATGTACGACTTCACTAAGTCCATATCTGATTTTAGGGAATCAACAGTGCTTTTCAAAGCACCCACATCCTTCTCCAACTCTTCAGCCTTGCCTTCCATCCTAGACTTGACCATATCAGAATCGGaagcctctgataccaatgaTAGAGTCACAGAATCAAATAGGGAAACAGAAAAAAATCACAGATGCAAATCTCGACTAGTGATATTGATAATATAAGAACCCTTGTCTATTACAACCAGAAAAGGTAAATGGAAACAAAGCACAATGAAAGATAACTCTAGTCTTCGAGGGACTAGGACCTCctgctattttttttaaaattctctgGACTTGATTCTCCCCTTTTTCTGCCAACAACCAGCACCTAAAAACACCACCAACACCACCAAGCAGACAGATGATAAACCAATGAGACAAAAACAGGTGCTCCACTAATAATCATCCACGTGTCACTCTCTTCTGATATTTCTTAATAACAGTGGGTCTATCAGAAGACCAATTCGATCATCGATCGATCTAGAGATCAATAAATGGCAGTAATGGACACGTTCTACATATCGCACGGGTCGGCGATGATGGCCGTTGACGAGTCATCGGAGGCCCGAACTTTCCTGAAATCCTGGCAGCAGAGAGAGCTCTGTCCCTTGCCTAAAGCGATTCTCGTAATTTCTGGTCATTGGGACACCAAGGTGATGCAGCTCCCGTAAGTGCTGGCCAATTCCACAAAATAACAGAAATACAAGTAACCAGCAGATCAAGCCAACTACAAATCACCTCAAGGAAATGCCACAGATGGCTACTACTAGATAACTTCAATCGTCCAAAACAAGAAATCAACAACTAATCTCCAGCAAAGATATACAAATCCATAGCTAACTAATCTGTAAACACAATAAGAAGgagatacaaaatcaagagagtaAGGAGATTGCGAACCCACAGGAAGAACCCCCAATACCGATTGATGCTTGCTGCCGCCGGAGGAGTAGAGAACCTAAAAGACTAAGAACAAGAGTTCACCAAATATCCCAATCTCAGTTGCCTCGTATGTATCATTAGAAGGAGCCCTCCCTTGCTAAAGTTTGTGGACCTGGGCCCTAATTACTAATCAAATGGAGATGCTAGTTATTTCCAACCCAATGACCTTTATAAACATAAGCCCACTGCATCAACTCTCTCCGTCCCAAAAGAACTCGACTCCGTCGAGTAAACATTGACTTACATAAATTGGAATTGGAGCATGGTGTCCACCAGGATCCCAAACTCTCCAAGTAGCACCATTGCCTTGTTGTAGGTACTTCCTTAGTCCACAAAAGAAACACAAATTTTGCATGAGCCACTTAGCCAACCTGTTTGAGTTTCTAGGCAAGAACAAGTGACTACCATACAACTCATCTTGATCAAAGCAAAGACAAAACACCTGCATGGGTTGTTCCAAATATCCTGCTTCTTGTACTCTGTGAATGTCCCATATTGACTGCCTACTCAGCACTTGAAAGGCCCAGATCCAGTACAAGTTGCTCAAACTATTGACCCTTTCACCATTTGTGTGATAGATAATATAGAAGAATTGTCTCTGATGGTCATTATCACGCATTGTTAGCCGACTTTCACTGGGTATCAAGAAACAATATTTGTTCGGTTGCAGCAGTGTATCAGCAAGCAAATCCCAAGTCATACTTTCAGATAGTGATAGAGGAGTGAATAGCCTTGCCCAACTATCAAGCCTATTTTTAGTTTCACTCCACTGACTGTGTCCAGCCACCAgtctttcaaacaaaaaaaaggaggCACGGTGATGCCCCAAGCAAGAGTAGTAGTATAAATTTTCACTAGGGAAAAATTTGCACGGCAAGAAAACATAATAAAAGAGCATGCCGCCATGTTGCAATGAACTAGAATTAACTCAATATTTTTCTGTAACATGTCAACCTTGTTAGGGAAGCATTCAGCCACTGTGGCATAAGCAGAGTGCTTACCAGGATTGTGCCCCGTGAAGGATTGCTCCATTGGAAGGTCCACCTTCTTCTCTCCAAATACACATGCCAACGAAAGAATTGAAGGTGCCTTAATGACATAAAGAACATCCATCGAAGGCACACGAAGACCCTGAGAAAGTACCATCTCTGATTTGTTACCTTTTTGTGAAGCAACCATGTTTGCTTTGGCTTGTAACTGATTACCTCCATGTTGAACAGCTGACACAAGCTGAATTGCCTCACTGTTATTTTCAACTTCATGGGCTTCACAATTTGACTGAATCTTCGCATCCACAACTTCTTCTGGTGTCGCAGTCATTAGCCCATTTTGTTCAACAGTACCGAGCCCCTCCATAACCTCTTTCAATTGGCATTCATCCCGTACTACACCCTTACGATCATGTTTCGCAGAAAGGTTCTCCAACAACATGCCTACTTTGTCGGTCCAAGCACCCATTTGTTGACTTATGGATTGTAGCTCCTTGGAAATACCCCGGAGGATATCATCTTGCTGCATCTGGGGTATTATTGCGCTGTCATATGAGCACATTGACAGTTGAGTGCTAGGCGTTGAGGTAGATGCTCCATATGTAGTGCATCTTGAAGCAACAACTCGTTCAGGAATTTTATCAAACACATGGAAGGCCTCACACATATGCGCTGCCTTGCTGTCCTGAATGATTGATGGAGTATAACAATTACGTGCATCATAACCATGGGCTCTAAGATCATTCCCAGTGGAGGCATATCTAGCACCCCAATCGCGCGAATCTTGAAAAGGATAATCGCTCCAACTTTCTATGTCAGTTGGAGATCGGTGCTGGTAACGGCCTCGGACATCCCGATCATATGAATAATGTCTAACATATTGAGAGGAGTTGTACTCATTGTCTTGAACATCTACAAACCTGCCATCCCCATAGTTCTTATCATCGTGAACGCAAGACCGATCATACCATCGGTTACTATCGTAGCTTGAATCAAACCCACCAGCTCTGGAGTCAGACTGAGGATGATTGTTGTGTTGTTCGAACAACTCAGCTTGGGCCTCAGGAGAGAGATCGTACCAAAGTTGGTTATAGCGCTGCTCGTACCACTCGGTTCTCTCGTCACGGGCGTGTTCATGCCCATAGAATCGGTGAGTGAGCTGATCCGGCACCTCTTCACAATGCCTACTCCAGTCTCCTGGATCGTGAGCAACAGAGTCCCAAATGCTCATTGCCTCTGATACCACTTTGATGCAGCTCCCGTAAGTGCTGGCCAATTCCACAAAATAACAGAAATACAAGTAACCAGCAGATCAAGCCAACTACAAATCACCTCAAGGAAATGCCACAGATGGCTACTACTAGATAACTTCAATCGTCCAAAACAAGAAATCAACAACTAATCTCCAGCAAAGATATACAAATCCATAGCTAACTAATCTGTAAACACAATAAGAAGgagatacaaaatcaagagagtaAGGAGATTGCGAACCCACAGGAAGAACCCCCAATACCGATTGATGCTTGCTGCCGCCGGAGGAGTAGAGAACCTAAAAGACTAAGAACAAGAGTTCACCAAATATCCCAATCTCAGTTGCCTCGTATGTATCATTAGAAGGAGCCCTCCCTTGCTAAAGTTTGTGGACCTGTGCCCTAATTACTAATCAAATGGAGATGCTAGTTATTTCCAACCCAATGGCCTTTATAAACATAAGCCCACTGCATCACAAGGTTCCCACCCTCAGCGTTATAAAAGGCAACAATCAAACCTTCCACGATTTCTCCGGCCTCCCTGAGAACATGTACAAGGTACCCCCTGCTTTGCCTATCATACTCGTCGATTCTCATTATTCATGCCTGCAATAGTAAGACTCAGATGTCCAGGGTTTGAAATCTGGTCTGAAGGAATTCTGTGGAACGAATCAGTGGAGTTTTCTAATAAAGTTCTCCAGACCAGATATTTATATCATATGTGTATTCTAATACTTGCTTGGTTTCTTTCTTCTGATTTACCAGCTCAAGTATCCGGCACCTGGAGCTCCTGAAGTGGCAATGAGGGTGAAGGAACTACTCAATGCATCTGGATTTGAGAAGGTCGATGAAGACAAAAAGCGTGGGATTGACCACGGGACATGGGTACCACTGATGCTGATGTATCCTGAGCCCAATATTCCGGTTTGCCAACTCTCTGTACAGACAGATAAGGATGCAACTTATCATTACAACATGGGCAAAGCTTTGGCTCCTCTCAGAGAGGAAGGTGTCCTCATCATGGGTTCTGGAACTGCTACTCACAATTTAAGCTCCCTCCAATATGGTACCAATTCTGTGGCTTCTTGGGCTTTGGAGTTCGATACCTGGCTCAAAGATGTTCTTCTTGAAGGAAGGTAAACTGGAGTATTAAGTAGTCGCAACAATATTTCCAATAATGTCATGCATGACCTTAGCTTGTACATGCATTTGAATGACTTTTATATCCTCTATTGCATGGGAGTGCTCAAATCCCACGTCGCTTGGTGAAAGCCAAGCAATGTGGGGGAGTGTTAGAGATCATACATCGTTCAGGTTAAATAAATTCAAGTCCCTACCGCTTAAGGAGGCATTTTCTTGGGTCTAGCTGTGTGGGCTCGATATATTCACAGGAACTGATATAACTCAAAACAGACAATGTCATTGATGTGAGAAGGGCGGGGTGGTTTTTCAACATGCGAGACTAACAATGCCAGCACTCCTTATGGATATGGCTAATGTTTGAGGATTTATGTGGCCTCCGATCCATATGGATAGGGCTAATGCTTAATTAAACCTTGCATACAAGTGCATCGAGTGCGGTTTTCTTTTTGCATGAATATCCTATATCTGCATTATTTTCAATGACAGGAGTtatcttttttttggttaatgcTTTTCATTATTTGAAATGATTATTTGATTCCTCTCGCAGGTATGAAGATGTGAACCAGTACGTAGAGAAGGCACCTCATGCGAAAATGGCTCACCCTGAGCCAGACCACTTCTATCCCTTGCATGTGGCTATGGGTGCGGCAGGTGAAAATGCCAAGGCAAAACTCATCCACCAGAACTGGGAATGTGGTACTATTTCTTATGCTTCTTATCAATTCACAACAAACCACTAAAGATTTACTTTACAAGTCACCTATGTACTCAGTAATTTGTAATTTATGCTTGCCTTATCTTGACTGGCTTGTATTCTGGTTTGTTTGAATTGTTGGGTAATAATCCCTTGTTAATGTGAATGTTTCGCTTGATGCTGATAATACATGTACAGCTTCATCATCATGCATTTATAGGGAGCTGAACTCCTATATAAAGGCACTCGTTAAGATTTCGAATAGGTTgaaggttcgaatcctaccACACGCTTAGACATTAAACGTGATCtgtacatgtgtgtgtatagtTTTTCGAAATGAATTCCTCTGCTGAATTACTGTGAAAAATATGAGAAAATCTGATGTGgtggtttcttcttcttttttttcctggtaATGTTGACTTCATTGGTAAAGAAATAATTAGGATAATTAGCGTGTGGGAGGATTCGAACATTCAACCCGAACAATTGTATCCATTGCTTGTGTCTATGGGTGCTGCAGGTGAAAATGTCAATGCAGAGATCATCTACACCAGAGCTGGATTTCTGTACTTTTTCTTATGCTTCTTACCAATTTACACGTACAACCAGATAAAGCAAACTTTACTTACGAGATATGTGCCTCTGAAACTCTGTAATtacactgttttttttttctttttcaaaaagtaGTATAGCATTTCATTATATGATAGTAAACATTCAATTTAGCTCCACAAAAACAGTTTAGGAATTTACAAACACCGCATCACTCAAGGAAATTACAAACCCCGGACTATACTGTATTTGTAATTCAATCTACCAATAATTAATCTTAGGCTTTGTTTATTCGACATTAACTATATTATTATTAAGAGAGAACAATTTATGGGCCTAGCGAAAACCCAAGTTAGACATATGGATTTCTTTTCCAGTGGATTGTGGGCTCCCAATGTTTTCATGTGTGGATAGAATGATTTGGATCCTTGTCTAGGCCAGGCCCAAAGAGATAGACCATCGGTCGGCCTTCTATGATTGACTTGGGTTTTCGACTTTTCGTTAAGCACAAAATGTAGCAGCTAAGGCTCTTTAATGACATCATATTAAGTGGTCCGTTTAATCCATGTCATATACTTGTGTGGTATACCAAGACCAATAGAATCATGACAAATCATGAGATGTGAGGCCAAATCATGAATTGTAGAGATTAAAATAATtagtttataattcaaatttgaaATCATTCTCAACCACCCATGAATTGATACCAACAACCTATGAAATGTGACTATGTAATTGGTTATGGTACACCACATCAACATATGACATGACCTATCAGGACCATTGAATATTATGACGATGAGGCAATAAAGGACTATACCAGTCACTGTAACCAAATCTAATGCATAGGATTACTAAGATACCAAGTTAATTAAAATTGATATAACTTCCTAATGATAGTGACTGTCAAATAATGGCCCTACCCAGCTAGCCATAACTAAGAAATTAAGCCTGGTTTTATGCATGTACTTTAGAcatgaatttatgtcattgttAAACAACAAGAAACCTACGAAGCTACTGCAATCATCATTACcaagaaataacaaaaaataaaaagagagaggTTTGCATGCGTGTGCATATACAGGCCTTGGCCTAGGTAACGGATATTGCAAGCAAAGCAAGCACtccaaaatttttttcaaatcccCCTTTTGTCTTCTTCCCTTAATCTCCttctttgtttgattgtatGTGtggatattatatatatatataagaattagTTAGTTGCTTCACTTGTAAAATTTACAATGAAAACTCTGTTCTTGCTAACCCCACACTCAAGCTCTTCCTTCACCATTTGTCCTTcctacatatatgtttatgtcCATTAATATCCATTTATGTCTTGATGAATAGGTTCAACTGAGAGTTGGAGAGATGAATTGTTCAAGCGAAAGAGAGATTTCTGCAGTCTCAAGACAACAAACTATTATTAATGGAACTGTGGAGGACCAAAAGAAGTCAGTGAGGTACATGGAATGCCTGAAGAACCATGCAGCATCAATTGGAGGGAATTCCACTGATGGGTGTGGAGAGTTCATGCCAAGTGGAGAGCAAGGCACCCTTGAATCCCTCATCTGCTCTGCCTGCAATTGCCACAGGAATTTTCACAGGAAAGTGACAGAAAATGAGTCACCATGTCCATATGGGTGCAGCAGCAGCATAGTGCCCTGCAAAAGTGGGTCAATCCCTTCGGAATCTGATGAGAAAGATGATCAAGACATTGTGGGAATTAGAAGGTCAGGTGGTGATGATCATAGAGTGATGAAGAAGAGGTTCAGGACCAAATTCACAAcagaacaaaaggaaaagatgTTGAATTTTGCAGAGAAAGCTTGTTGGAGTGTGCAGAAGGTAGATGATTGTGCTCTGCAACAATTCTGTCAAGAGATTGGGATCAAGAGGAGAGTCCTCAAAGTGTGGATGCACAATAATAAACACAACTATGCCAACAAAAATTCTTAAGAACTATAGtcttcaattttctttgttCATGAATTTGCAGttcatgctctttttttttttctttcattttatttttcactatgatatatggattttttttccacatgTTATCTTAAATTCTTAGTGGCTAAAAACATAATTACTAGGAAATgcattgattatttgataattataTGAGCATATGAGGAATGATTGTGAAGGATTCAATAACCCAGATAGGATTATAACGGCAAGATTGTGTGTCTTTCATCTGTATAATTTCAAAACCTTCAAAAATCTCTTGACATAAAATCAATTTAATTATAGCTTAGAACAACTCCAACCCAGGTCCTATCCACTCCAATTGTCATTATGGCACCTCATCCTGCAAAAATCAACCTCCAACCGGGGTGGAGAAGGGGGGTAAAATAGCACCCAACACCTTGGGGTTCTCTAGAGAGAGTCTAGAGAAGAGAAGATGCTAAACCTGAAGGGAATGAGTGAAGGACAATGATGAGTTAAATTAAGTTTTAAAATGAGTTGCACTTTAATTTTAAATGGGTATGGCCCAAAAGTAATTTTATTATCCTATTTTAGCACCTTTCATTGGACCCAGCAACAAGTAGCACTATCCTTCCTAGCACCCCCATTTTAGCAACTTCAAACACttcgctttggagttgctctaaacatatttattgaaaaaataacgGCCTAATTAAGTAGCATTGTTTAGAATAGAGATGCAATCAAATGCACAATTAGAGTACATAAGCCGAAAGAAAATAGTGAAACTAGTTCTTTTTGAATGGGATTTGACTAATGCTAAAGCTTAGGATGCCCatgtagaaaaagaaaagctaatTAGAGTTTGTGGGTTTAATTATGATTAAACCTAGGCA is part of the Tripterygium wilfordii isolate XIE 37 chromosome 7, ASM1340144v1, whole genome shotgun sequence genome and encodes:
- the LOC120002915 gene encoding extradiol ring-cleavage dioxygenase-like; this translates as MAVMDTFYISHGSAMMAVDESSEARTFLKSWQQRELCPLPKAILVISGHWDTKVPTLSVIKGNNQTFHDFSGLPENMYKLKYPAPGAPEVAMRVKELLNASGFEKVDEDKKRGIDHGTWVPLMLMYPEPNIPVCQLSVQTDKDATYHYNMGKALAPLREEGVLIMGSGTATHNLSSLQYGTNSVASWALEFDTWLKDVLLEGRYEDVNQYVEKAPHAKMAHPEPDHFYPLHVAMGAAGENAKAKLIHQNWECGTISYASYQFTTNH
- the LOC120002916 gene encoding zinc-finger homeodomain protein 4-like, with protein sequence MNCSSEREISAVSRQQTIINGTVEDQKKSVRYMECLKNHAASIGGNSTDGCGEFMPSGEQGTLESLICSACNCHRNFHRKVTENESPCPYGCSSSIVPCKSGSIPSESDEKDDQDIVGIRRSGGDDHRVMKKRFRTKFTTEQKEKMLNFAEKACWSVQKVDDCALQQFCQEIGIKRRVLKVWMHNNKHNYANKNS